One genomic region from Vanacampus margaritifer isolate UIUO_Vmar chromosome 2, RoL_Vmar_1.0, whole genome shotgun sequence encodes:
- the LOC144043887 gene encoding small ubiquitin-related modifier 2, producing the protein MADEKPKEGVKTEGNEHINLKVAGQDGSVVQFKIKRHTALSKLMKAYCDRQGLSMRQIRFRFDGQPINETDTPSQLEMEDEDTIDVFQQQTGGVI; encoded by the exons ATGGCTGATGAGAAACCTAAG GAAGGCGTAAAGACTGAAGGTAATGAACACATCAACCTGAAGGTGGCAGGCCAGGATGGATCCGTCGTGCAGTTCAAGATCAAAAGGCACACGGCGCTCAGTAAACTCATGAAGGCCTACTGCGATAGACAG GGATTGTCTATGAGGCAAATCCGGTTCAGATTTGATGGACAGCCAATAAACGAGACAGACACACCATCACAA TTGGAAATGGAAGATGAAGACACGATTGATGTGTTCCAACAACAGACAGGAGGAGTGATTTAA
- the nup85 gene encoding nuclear pore complex protein Nup85, translated as MEEVDVDPTTTKIPTSSHGKHLGFAWGPGDILVYETLYKQSGDSGPCSPFIHKVRKDEDIYAPILRKLFNESHYIFVGLQTIREEIPGKNKNSQFVSISKNYRSVIRACIEELQQVAVNTKDSVVCTQYGNQVSILLAIELIWNLCEVLFIDAADALLLHLLDWVRLHKGDVDEKATHVLQSESPAEHRSYWDVVVSYVLQGRLEEVRQLLTKQAVLQPAARSMFKLMDNLLSKMPFYNPGGTQTATEFDVKWRHWHEEVDHCLQDNSFASNPHLELICKILVGDEDTLLEQKELVGTWYHFLVTRLLYCHPTVKSTELHFYAQSCMTMFLDPRSAPEALDSILLAAFEFDIHQVIKECSIALNNWWFVAHLTDLLDHCQLLQSHNLHFGSNLREFLLLEYASGLFTHHSLWQLAVDYFDHCPEFGRVYLELQMERIPLDTERKALKVLRICEQRQMSEQVRSICKIMAMRTLRNNRLGSALSWSIRAKDAGFATLISERYLQDYCARGTFSDLDLIDNLGSAMLLSDRLTFLGKYREFHRLYGEKRFREAAKLLLSLMTAKIAPRSFWMTLLTDALPLLEQKEVVFTSEQTYELIYCLEELTSSSCDTTATVSRTDTSMQEEDLEVAKVELLRLALARNLAMAIIKEATVEV; from the exons ATGGAGGAAGTTGACGTTGACCCAACAACTACA AAAATTCCAACATCCAGTCATGGGAAACATTTGGGTTTTGCTTGGGGTCCAGGAGATATCCTCGTGTATGAGACTCTTTACAAACAATCTG GTGATTCAGGGCCATGCAGCCCCTTCATCCACAAGGTCAGGAAGGACGAGGACATTTACGCCCCCATATTACGCAAACTCTTCAACGAGTCGCACTACATTTTTGTTGGTCTGCAGACAATCCGAGAGGAAATCCCCGGCAAGAACAAGAATTCCCA aTTTGTCAGCATCAGTAAAAATTATAGATCTGTAATACGGGCCTGTATAGAAGAGCTTCAACAAGTTGCAG TTAATACCAAAGACTCAGTGGTGTGTACACAATATGGAAATCAG GTGTCAATCCTGTTGGCCATTGAACTGATCTGGAATCTTTGTGAAGTGCTCTTCATTGATGCAG CGGATGCCCTGTTGCTTCATCTGCTGGACTGGGTGAGGTTACACAAGGGTGACGTGGACGAGAAGGCGACGCACGTGCTGCAAAGCGAGAGTCCCGCTGAACACCGCAGCTACTGGGACGTG GTGGTGAGCTACGTGCTGCAGGGCCGTTTGGAAGAAGTCAGACAGTTGTTGACTAAGCAAGCCGTCCTCCAGCCCGCTGCCAGGAGCATGTTCAAGCTGATGGACAACCTGCTCAGCAAGATGCCCTtctataat CCCGGTGGTACTCAGACGGCGACAGAGTTTGATGTCAAGTGGAGACACTGGCACGAGGAAGTGGACCACTGCCTCCAGGACAATTCTTTTGCCAGCAACCCACACCTGGAACTCATATGCAAG ATCTTAGTGGGAGATGAAGACACTTTGTTGGAACAGAAAGAGCTTGTGGGCACCTGGTACCACTTCCTGGTCACAAGACTGCTCTATTGCCACCCCACAGTCAAATCCACAGAGCTGCATTTCTACGCCCAG TCATGCATGACCATGTTTCTGGACCCCAGGAGCGCTCCTGAAGCCCTGGACAGCATCTTATTAGCTGCTTTTGAGTTTGACATCCATCAGGTCATCAAGGAATGCAG CATTGCTCTCAACAATTGGTGGTTCGTGGCTCATCTGACAGATCTGCTCGATCACTGCCAGCTCCTCCAGTCTCACAATCTGCA ctTTGGCTCCAACTTGAGAGAGTTTCTGCTGTTGGAATATGCATCTGGTCTCTTCACTCACCACAG TCTGTGGCAGTTGGCTGTGGACTACTTTGACCATTGTCCGGAGTTTGGCCGCGTCTACCTGGAACTGCAAATGGAGCGCATCCCCTTAGACACGGAGCGCAAAGCCCTCAAGGTGCTCAGGATCTGTGAGCAAAGGCAGATGTCTGAACAAG TGCGCAGTATTTGTAAGATCATGGCCATGCGCACTCTGAGGAACAACAGACTTGGCTCCGCCCTCTCCTGGAGCATCAGAGCCAAAGACGCGGGCTTTGCCACCTTAATTTCTGAAAG GTATTTACAGGATTACTGCGCCAGAGGGACCTTTTCAGATTTGGACCTCATAGACAATTTAGGTTCGGCCATGCTGCTCAGTGACAGACTCACATTCCTCG GGAAGTACCGTGAGTTCCACAGGTTGTATGGAGAGAAGCGCTTCAGGGAGGCAGCCAAGCTTCTCCTCTCCTTGATGACGGCCAAGATTGCCCCAAGAAGCTTCTGGATGACTTTACTGACCGATGCCCTGCCGCTGCTAGAGCAAAAAGAG GTCGTTTTCACATCAGAGCAAACCTATGAGCTCATCTACTGTTTGGAGGAACTCACCTCCTCTTCCTGCGACACCACCGCCACTGTTTCCAGGACCGACACTTCCATGCAG GAGGAAGATTTGGAGGTGGCCAAAGTGGAGCTCCTGAGACTCGCCCTGGCGAGGAACTTGGCCATGGCCATCATCAAGGAAGCCACAGTAGAAGTGTGA
- the gga3b gene encoding ADP-ribosylation factor-binding protein GGA3, which produces MAYQEGETLESWLNKATHPTNRQEDWEYIIGFCDQVNKELEGPQIAIPLLVHKIHSPQEWEALQALTVLEACMKNCGRRFHNEVGKYRFLNELIKVVSPKYMGDSAPEKVKTKIVEMLYSWTVAFSNEPKINEAYQTLRRQGLVMQDPELPLDRTLIPSPPTRPKHPVFDNEDMGKLLAELLRSKNPEDLQEANRLIKNMVKEDEVRVQKVSKRNNTLEEVNINVKLLSEMLSHYDKDASSESDKEIIKELYERCDKLRRATFKMATEAEDNDTNLGDILQASDDLSRVINSYKIIVEGLPINGDSQEARGHAHSDSPETTDTLIDLAGTDPPSPPRPVAPAAPVQLCADLSDILGNSSFPALPPPPKHPPGSLASQSDSPGHPPPEKASDALSLLDHELLSLGLNDDQPALLSDQSKPKLNDASNQWSSLQNPASNTDLFGSAVCPGPLLPPAEPNFTSLQNLQDLAMMGFPNHKSHMMVGSGFGAPAVVPTPAPVSSSPSPASLFQGVVPGSPALTHTTAQNLASDPGSPLFRSLSPAHPAVQGSPARAAQVSLSNVHVPLEAIRPSKVLPVTAYDKDGVRVLLNFASDSPPGRTDVLVMVVSMLNTAPLPVHGVVLQAAVPKSMKVKLQPPSGTELAAFNPILPPASITQIMLLANPTKEKVRLRYKLAFTLGDVQRNEVGEVDQFPSLEAWGHL; this is translated from the exons ATGGCGTACCAGGAAGGGGAGACGCTTGAATCCTGGCTCA ATAAAGCCACCCATCCAACAAACAGACAAGAGGACTGGGAGTACATAATTGGTTTCTGTGACCAAGTCAACAAAGAACTGGAAGG CCCCCAAATTGCAATACCACTACTGGTCCACAAAATCCATTCGCCACAAGAATGGGAAGCTCTTCAGGCACTTAca GTGTTAGAGGCATGCATGAAGAACTGTGGGAGGAGGTTTCATAACGAAGTTGGCAAATACCGATTTTTAAACGAGCTGATTAAAGTTGTGTCTCCAAAG TACATGGGCGACAGTGCACCTGAGAAGGTGAAGACAAAGATTGTAGAAATGCTGTACAGCTGGACCGTTGCATTCTCCAATGAGCCCAAGATCAACGAAGCCTACCAAACACTGAGAAGACAAG GGTTGGTGATGCAGGATCCAGAGTTACCGCTGGACCGGACTTTGATTCCCTCTCCACCCACACGGCCCAAACATCCAGTGTTCGACAATGAAGACATGGGGaag CTCCTTGCTGAGCTTCTCCGCAGCAAAAATCCCGAAGACCTGCAGGAGGCCAACAGGTTAATCAAAAATATGGTGAAAGAG GATGAAGTGCGGGTGCAGAAGGTGTCAAAGCGCAACAACACACTGGAAGAGGTGAACATCAACGTCAAGCTCTTATCTGAGATGCTCTCCCACtacgacaaagacgcctcgtcAGAATCCGACAAGGAGATTATTaag GAACTGTACGAGCGCTGTGATAAGCTGAGGCGGGCCACTTTCAAAATGGCCACCGAGGCTGAGGACAATGACACCAATTTAG GTGACATCCTGCAGGCTAGCGACGACCTCTCCAGAGTCATCAACTCCTACAAGATAATAGTCGAGGGATTGCCCATCAATGGAGACAGCCAGGAGGCTCGTGGACACGCCCACAGCG ACTCGCCAGAGACGACGGACACATTAATCGACCTGGCCGGCACGGACCCCCCGAGTCCTCCTCGGCCGGTGGCCCCCGCGGCCCCCGTCCAGCTCTGCGCCGATCTGTCCGACATCTTGGGAAACTCGTCCTTCCCCGCCCTGCCCCCGCCTCCCAAACACCCGCCGGGCTCGCTGGCTAGTCAGAGCGACAGTCCGGGTCACCCCCCGCCCGAAAAGGCCTCTGACGCGCTCTCGCTTCTTGATCATGAGCTGCTGTCGTTAG GACTAAATGATGACCAACCAGCATTACTGAGCGACCAATCCAAACCAAAGTTGAACGACGCATCCAATCAGTGGAGTTCCTTGCAG AACCCTGCTTCGAATACAGATTTATTCGGAAGTGCAGTGTGTCCGGGTCCACTCTTGCCCCCAGCAGAACCCAACTTTACCTCGCTCCAAAACCTTCAAGACTTGGCTATGATGGGCTTCCCCAATCATAAAAG TCACATGATGGTGGGAAGCGGTTTCGGGGCACCCGCAGTCGTTCCAACCCCCGCACCCGTGTCGAGCTCCCCGTCTCCAGCATCTCTCTTTCAGGGCGTTGTGCCCGGCTCTCCAGCCCTGACCCACACCACGGCCCAGAACCTGGCCTCCGACCCAGGAAGCCCGCTGTTCCGCTCCCTGTCCCCGGCCCACCCTGCAGTCCAGGGAAGCCCCGCCAGAGCTGCACAGGTGTCCCTAAGCAACGTACACGTTCCTCTGGAGGCCATCAGACCCA GTAAAGTGCTGCCGGTCACCGCCTACGACAAGGACGGCGTTCGGGTTCTGCTCAATTTTGCTTCCGACTCTCCTCCCGGCAGGACCGACGTCTTGGTCATGGTGGTGTCCATGCTTAACACAGCGCCACTCCCTGTTCATGGGGTGGTACTGCAAGCTGCTGTACCAAAG TCAATGAAGGTGAAGCTGCAACCTCCTTCGGGAACAGAATTGGCCGCGTTTAACCCCATCCTGCCCCCAGCCTCAATCACGCAGATCATGCTGCTGGCCAATCCAACAAAG GAGAAGGTGCGGCTGCGCTACAAGCTGGCGTTCACGCTTGGGGATGTACAGCGCAACGAGGTGGGGGAGGTGGACCAGTTCCCATCGCTTGAGGCATGGGGACACCTATAA
- the mrps7 gene encoding small ribosomal subunit protein uS7m: MATSIPGLLKPWTPRVVAMRWSRYNPYYLEPEVRKEAYDKPETELSDEEKDEKALKALRPIKAATKGVTSSVFYDPVISKFINLMMKHGDKVLARSIMTETLEHIKRQQVEKYHKAPEGKRQEIECNPYAIFHQALDNCKPVVGLSSIQKGGKYYQVPVPLTENRRCFLAMKWMTTECRDNKHRRTRMYEKLSQELMAAFVKEGNVVKRKVDMHKMAEANRAYAHYRWW; the protein is encoded by the exons ATGGCGACTTCCATCCCAGGACTCTTGAAACCTTGGACGCCCAG GGTGGTGGCGATGCGATGGAGCAGATACAATCCATACTACCTGGAGCCAGAGGTGAGGAAGGAGGCCTATGACAAACCAGAGACAGAACTCAGCGATGAAGAGAAGGACGAGAAGGCGCTGAAAGCATTGAGGCCAATCAAGGCGGCCACCAAGGGCGTCACCAGCTCTGTTTTCTATGATCCTGTCATCAG CAAGTTCATCAACTTGATGATGAAGCATGGAGACAAAGTTTTGGCACGGAGCATCATGACAGAG ACATTGGAGCATATAAAACGGCAACAGGTAGAGAAGTACCACAAAGCTCCAGAGGGGAAGAGACAGGAGATAGAGTGCAACCCTTACGCCATCTTCCATCAAGCTTTAGACAACTGTAAGCCTGTCGTTGGTCTTTCCAGCATCCAGAAAGGTGGAAAGTACTATCAG GTGCCAGTGCCGCTTACAGAAAACAGGCGGTGCTTCCTTGCCATGAAATGGATGACAACGGAGTGCAGGGACAACAAGCACCGGCGCACACGCATGTACGAAAAACTCTCCCAGGAGCTGATGGCGGCTTTCGTTAAGGAAGGAAATGTCGTCAAGAGGAAGGTCGATATGCACAAGATGGCTGAAGCCAACAGAGCATACGCGCATTACCGCTGGTGGTAG
- the mif4gdb gene encoding MIF4G domain-containing protein B, whose amino-acid sequence MENSPEDYRIQSFDLETQMLLKTALKDPGSVNLEKVSNIIVDQSLKDQVFSKEAGRICYTIVQAEAKQNNGSMFRRNLLNRLQQEFKEREGTRARSQQEWICLVTFICNIYDYLKVNNVPIVALVHPVYDCLMRLGQPDALMNEEEVDCLVLQLHRIGEQLEKSNGQRMDELFYLLRDGFLLQEGLTSMSRLLLLEILEFRAGGWVLSGTAHRYYYSEIAD is encoded by the exons ATGGAAAACTCTCCAGAGGACTACAGGATCCAGTCGTTTGATCTGGAAACGCAAATGTTGCTCAAGACAGCCTTGAAAG ATCCAGGGTCAGTGAATCTGGAGAAAGTGTCCAACATCATTGTGGACCAGTCGCTGAAGGACCAAGTGTTCAGCAAAGAAGCAGGACGCATCTGCTACACTATCGTTCAG GCAGAGGCCAAGCAGAACAATGGCAGCATGTTTAGGAGGAATTTGCTGAACAGGCTTCAGCAGGAGTTCAAGGAACGCGAGGGTACCCGAGCTCGTTCCCAGCAGGAGTGGATCTGCTTAGTCACCTTCATCTGCAACATCTACGACTACCTCAAA GTGAACAACGTGCCCATAGTGGCGCTGGTTCACCCCGTGTACGACTGTCTGATGAGGCTGGGGCAACCCGACGCTCTGATGAATGAAGAGGAG GTGGACTGTCTGGTGCTGCAGCTCCATCGCATCGGGGAGCAGCTGGAGAAGTCGAACGGCCAACGTATGGACGAGCTTTTCTACCTGCTGCGCGACGGCTTCCTGCTCCAGGAGGGCCTCACCTCCATGTCCCGCCTCCTGCTGTTGGAGATTCTGGAATTCAGGGCGGGGGGCTGGGTGCTCAGTGGCACAGCGCACAGATACTACTACAGCGAAATTGCAGACTGA
- the slc25a19 gene encoding mitochondrial thiamine pyrophosphate carrier — protein MVGYDPRVQGVPLSAQEAALAGSAAGMVTRALINPLDVIKIRFQLQIESLSSTRHRGKYWGLFQAARCIHTEEGVPAFWKGHVPAQLLSICYGAVQFATFEFLTKAVHDTTAFDSQTSGVHFLCGGLAACSATVVCQPLDTLRTRFAAQGEPKLYKNLTDGVRTMWSSEGALTFYRGLSPVLIAVFPYAGLQFFFYNVFKRLLAPPPSAGKSGENLRSLVCGSGAGMISKTVTYPFDLFKKRLQVGGFEEARVHFGQVRRYRGLADCVSQIAKEEGVRGFFKGFSPSLVKAALSTGFIFFWYELFLNVLRDLKDVPRNDGDLNKRAAGR, from the exons ATGGTGGGCTATGACCCCAGGGTACAGGGCGTACCGCTCAGTGCCCAGGAGGCAGCCCTGGCGGGGTCCGCTGCCGGGATGGTTACCCGAGCCCTCATCAACCCTTTGGACGTCATTAAAATACGATTTCAG CTTCAGATTGAGAGTTTGTCCTCGACCAGGCATAGAGGAAAGTACTGGGGATTATTTCAGGCGGCACGTTGCATTCACACAGAAGAAGGCGTCCCTGCTTTTTGGAAGGGTCACGTCCCCGCACAGCTGCTCTCCATCTGCTATGGAGCAGTGCAG TTTGCCACTTTTGAGTTTCTGACCAAGGCGGTGCACGACACGACGGCGTTCGACAGCCAGACGTCCGGGGTGCACTTCCTGTGCGGAGGCTTGGCGGCCTGCTCGGCCACGGTGGTGTGTCAGCCTCTGGACACGCTCAGGACGCGCTTTGCCGCCCAGGGCGAGCCCAAG TTGTACAAGAACCTGACAGATGGCGTGCGTACGATGTGGAGTTCAGAGGGCGCGCTGACATTCTACCGCGGCCTCTCTCCAGTGCTCATTGCCGTCTTTCCTTACGCCGGCTTGCAGTTCTTCTTCTACAACGTCTTCAAAAGGCTTCTGGCGCCGCCTCCTTCCGCTGGGAAATCGGGAG AGAACCTCAGGAGTCTGGTGTGCGGCAGTGGAGCCGGAATGATTAGCAAAACAGTCACATATCCGTTTGACCTCTTCAAGAAGAGACTTCAAGTTGGAGGCTTCGAGGAGGCTAGAGTCCACTTTGGACAG GTGCGGCGTTACCGAGGGTTAGCGGACTGTGTGTCGCAGATAGCCAAAGAGGAGGGCGTGCGAGGCTTCTTTAAAGGCTTCTCTCCCAGCCTGGTCAAGGCGGCCCTGTCCACCGGCTTCATCTTTTTCTGGTATGAATTGTTCCTCAACGTGCTCCGAGACCTCAAAGACGTGCCGAGAAACGACGGCGACCTCAACAAACGTGCGGCGGGAAGATAG